One Nicotiana sylvestris chromosome 12, ASM39365v2, whole genome shotgun sequence genomic window carries:
- the LOC104231532 gene encoding UDP-URONIC ACID TRANSPORTER 1-like: MSAAQSEKQTLFIASLIIFWYSSNIGVLLLNKLLLSNYGFSFPIFLTMCHMSACAVLSYVSIIFLKIVPFQRIKSRSQFFRIATLSIVFCGSVVGGNISLRYLAVSFNQAVGATTPFFTALFAYLITHKKESWITYGCLVPVVGGVVIASGGEPSFHLYGFIMCISATAARAFKSVLQGVLLSNEGEKLNSMNLLLYMSPIAVLVLLPATLVMEPNVIDVTITLAATQRYLVLLVLINSAMAYAANLLNFLVTKHTSALTLQVLGNAKGAVAVVISILLFRNPVTFIGIAGYAMTVMGVVAYGESKRRHK; this comes from the exons ATGTCAGCAGCACAATCAGAAAAACAAACTCTTTTCATTGCCTCACTAATCATCTTCTGGTACTCCTCAAACATTGGAGTCCTTCTCCTTAACAAATTATTACTCTCAAACTATGGATTTTCTTTCCCTATATTCTTAACAATGTGTCACATGTCAGCTTGTGCTGTCTTAAGCTACGTGTCCATTATTTTCTTAAAGATTGTTCCTTTTCAAAGAATCAAATCAAGATCTCAGTTTTTCAGAATTGCTACTCTCAGCATTGTCTTTTGTGGGTCTGTTGTCGGTGGTAATATTTCTCTTAGGTACCTGGCTGTATCCTTTAATCAGGCTGTGGGCGCAACGACGCCGTTTTTCACAGCTTTATTTGCTTATTTGATTACACATAAGAAGGAATCTTGGATTACTTATGGCTGCCTTGTGCCTGTGGTTGGTGGTGTTGTCATTGCTAGTGGG GGTGAACCAAGCTTCCACCTGTATGGATTTATCATGTGCATAAGTGCAACTGCTGCTAGAGCCTTTAAGTCTGTTCTTCAAGGCGTCCTTCTTTCCAATGAAGG GGAAAAGTTGAACTCCATGAATCTGCTACTTTACATGTCACCAATTGCTGTTTTAGTCTTATTGCCTGCGACACTAGTAATGGAGCCCAATGTGATAGATGTCACTATTACGCTTGCGGCAACACAGAGATACCTGGTCCTacttgttttgatcaattctgcaaTGGCATATGCGGCCAACTTGTTGAACTTTTTGGTAACTAAGCACACCAGTGCATTGACACTCCAG GTCCTAGGGAATGCCAAAGGTGCTGTGGCTGTTGTTATCTCGATACTTCTCTTCCGCAATCCTGTAACTTTTATTGGCATTGCGGGCTATGCAATGACCGTCATGGGGGTCGTTGCTTATGGAGAATCCAAAAGAAGACACAAATGA